In the genome of Impatiens glandulifera chromosome 6, dImpGla2.1, whole genome shotgun sequence, the window gtcgtCAAAAATATTACCGACGCTTATTCTTGTGTCGCCgaaagcagggtgggcgcaagtttttaccacgcttatttaagcgtcggtacaagcgttgccgaaagacataagttttaacaacgcttTTTAAGCGTTGCTAACATTAATTTCAAACGTCGccaaaagtctattttatttttaaactatttttttataattttatttatttatttttatttctccttttcttttaatattattttaattcttttttttataaattaaatacaaacacGAAccttcaaatataataaaaaaagacataagtaaataaataaatttaagaacatTAGTTAATTAACTCACTAatgttctatttatttaaataaaatatattaaatttcaattaatcATCTCCCATAAGATATGATTCTCTTAAAACTTTACTACTATTTATCCTTTCACAATTTGAATAAGCTATTCCTATAACTTGGGCAATTTTACACTTGAACACACATACATGAAAATCTCTTGACTAGAATAATTTTACACATAATAATGGTGTAGAGTTATGTTCTAAGAGTTTAATTTACCAATTCTTCCTGAATATTCACAGGCTCTTATTCACCTTTAAGCCTTTTCTTTTTCCAGTGTGTGCAACATAATCTAACACCAATTGCCAAAAAGATCAATACTACTTGCTCCAATACCAAAATTTCTTCCTCAAATGCTGCATTTTTTTAGCATCATACAAAGAAGgtttttagaaataatatattttttcttatgaaatattgacAAGGGAATTACCTGTGTAAATGTCCTCATGTTTGGGTTCATGTAAAGAATAGGATGCAAGTTTTTGATCCGATAACCAACCAATATAGGAAGAAGCTAATAGAAAATTAACCCAATtcaatgaattaatatatttatatcaagGTTTGAGAATTCATTACTTGTGCTATGGCACTGAAGTGGACTACCCATCTGtgcaattaaattaaaaaaatttcaaaaactctGAGTTGAATAACTAAAAACACATCTAAGAGTGATAATTAATCTCATTTGAGGAACTAATGAAGGCTAGAAGATCTTGTAAACTAcaagaaaatacataaaaatgcAGTAAGTCATTTTCAGAGATTAAGGATGAGAGCTGACTTGATTATGTCATTTTGTAAGAAAAAATCTGCTTGAGATATTTCAAAATGTTCCCATTTGGAACTACTCATTATTTTGtatcttaaaacaaaattagttttttGTTCCAAAAATTTACCAGGATAACTTTTAGACAAGTAAAAAAAGTTAACACAATACTTGTAGGTTTCATTGCTGATATGTAATTATATTCTCCAATTCCTTGGCTAATTTTATCTTGCATCACCTCCTAAGATAAATAAACactaaataaatatcataacCCGAGTAATCAAGTTACGGGCTTACCTGGATTACATAATAATGTTTCTCTGATTTATGGAAACTTTTGAGAATCCCAAggaaaaatgagtaaaataacCCATCTAGTGAACCAAAATAGTTCCAACAtgtaatatgataaattaaatattatatctctAATAAAAAACACcaataattcaatataattaaaaaaatcaataattaattaaaaaacattaattaacttACAACTAATGATCTGTTTGTTAACAAATAATAGTCATCGTCTTACAATATTGTTTCAATCAATTTGCAAGAATatttaattctcaaaaatgaaaaaggaaaaaaaaatacaacattgCAACATTTAATAGTATTCAAACCATTTAAAGTATATTGTTCAATTATTCCATTGTACCTGAATAAACCATACAAACTAGAAAAAAACAAGGTGATGCcactgaaataaaattttaaagattgAGCTGCTTTGAGTAATAAACCCTTTTAAGTTACAGAAATATACCAttcatcgtcttcattcaacacAAATTTAACTTTTGTATCCATCGAAAACTTGTCTAGTTGATGACCATATACATTACGTACCAGTATCAGTCAAAAACTTGTCTAGTTCATGACCATATACATTTGGTGGTACCTAATCAGAGAAAATAGTAGTGAGACAACAATAAGCAATCTAAAGTAAGAGACAATAGTAAGCAATCTACAAACAAATTTCTCAACTAAAAACTTatacaaacaaaacaatataGGCATTAGGTAGGGAGAAACATATGTAGGGATTGGGACAAGAGATATACACTAACATGATTTTATAAACGGAAAGATAGAGATATTGAGAACTATAGAAGGGAAACAATTAGTTTTTTCCCAATTTGTGATCGATGTGAAATGTGTAGTGAGATAACATGTCCATGGTCATTAATCAACATTGTAGTTGGTATAAAAAAAGTAACAAGAAATGAACGTTAAGCATAACTGTAACCACCACTTGTTGGTATTTTTTTATACTAGTAAGTTGAAGACACCTCTATTTTCAAAAATGCTACAAATGCTCTATTGTCAACGAGAATTATTTTTGAGGCATGGCACTCGgaaatttaaataacaataagATAACAAACTAATTATTCAACAAACATTTATcagttcaatatttttttatttaatagcaCATATGGCAATAACTATAAATTAAGGCTCCCATTTGAGACATTTTGActtcttttttcaaataaataaaatataagttttttttattataacttaataaattaattattaaaagtgtATACGTTTGAATGGTTTCAAAATACTAGTTAGGCCTTGTTCTGATTGaggttttgaaaaaaattagataggaaaaaaaagtaatgattgatgataattttgagaagataataattatttttttataaaaaagacttaaagggtattgatatatatgaataaaataaaaaataataatttaaaatagagggtattttagtattttggttaatgaaatgagtaatATGATGgttgagaaataatttatttgaaaattaattttggatggatttttttaaaagtccAAAAAGAACCCGACCTAGATTTACCTTGTAGATCATAATATTTATTCCAATCATTCGCCCGCCAACAGTGGAAATACGAGAAATGGGTTGACCAAGTTTAACGATGAAATCAGTTTGTACAAATCCAGGGCAATCAAAATCATAACAACCTGTAGTATTGTAACCATCTCTCTGTATAAACAATAAAACAATTCCATTAATTTAACCAAATATttggttaaattaattaatccttATAACATACACATCCACTAAGGGCTTGTTtggattcaatttttttaaataacatatattatataaaaagtaatgatgggcgataatattgataatatgataaattttaggtaaaaagatttaaaggtattaatatataagcataaaataaaataaaataaataatttaaaatataagatattttaatgttttgattaatgaattaaataatattatgaaggagaaaaatagtgaaatgatgtttgattatgttgaattattttaaataatcctacCAAAAATGTTCTTTCTTACTTACTGTCCAATATATGAAGAATCTTGGTTCATCATCACCATAAATATCTGGATAAACCTTGGTaaaatcaacaacaaaaaaaattaaaactggttaatttctttaatataatttcTAAATTCTCTTGctgaaaattttgtatatttaccATCCATCCGACTTCAATGGTATTTAAGTTTGCACCATTTCCCGAAGTAATCCATAGTTGAGTTAGACTAAATTCATTATCTTCGACTTTAGGTTTCCATATAGTAAGCGTTGCACTTCCTCCAAAGTAGCGATCATCATGACTTCTAACTAAAGCGTACTTTCGGTAAACAATAGTAACAATGATAGAGAagattaacatatataatattaatattatttatttctaaaaacgCAATTATTGTAGGTTTGTATGGTAATAATCCTTAGAActataactaaatttaaatatatatcgcCGAAATTAGaaggatttttttatattggtAATACTAATAGTTTGAATGCTTTATTAAGTGAAAATTGAGTTTGAGTTCTTTGATTACCTCACGTGTATTTGTAGGCCTTTCAACTAAGCTACTATTGAAATGACGACGCAAGAGCGAAGGGTGTTTGCGAGTAATAGAACTTGCACTTCTTCTAATGGGAACAGTTCCTTTTGGACATTTTCCGTCTTTATGCCAATATTGAGATATTTCTCCATTTGATGCTGActccatttttattttgatgggAGAAGAGCtagttgaatttgaattatcaaacatttttagaaactttgtttttattttttctaatatatatatatatatatatatatatatatatatatatatatatatatatatatatatatatatatatatatatatatatatatatatatatatatatatatatatatatatatatgtattagtGTATTCTTACTAGTTCCGGAGCTGGAAATaggttggaaagaaaaaaaaatcaaatatctcaTCTGAATATTTATTAGATGaaatattgttcttaatatattattactaaATTTAATAACGTTGGATCGTTTCAATCCAAGCTTCACTCCACGtctaagtgttttcaaataaagtcGATAAATTCAATCAACGAAAAAAAGAGTTAATTATACCTTTAGATCTTTATTAGTATCATCTATAGGATGATAGTTGGATGCATGttgtttattcatattaacacAATCAATCACATCATGATCACCctacaaaataaatgatataagaaaatataataaaaatcaaaataaatccaTGTATACATGAATTTAGAATTGGACAAGAATTGTAATGAACCAGTATGGTTTGAATAGTGTCCTTATGCTTCAAACCCCTTGAACTCTTTGTTGTACCAGAAACATAGTATATGAATTGCCATGTTATCAAGGTTGCTAGAAATATTGAACAAACAATATTATGTTTCTTGAGAGCCATTAGAGAGTTtacattaagaattaagaaatGGTCTCTTTTTCTTAAGATGAATCATTTAGATGTTCCTTCCAATTTAAATATAGATTGATAAAACAATAACTATGCATTATAATaactccttttttttcttttgaaaaaagtttttctaattcttgaaatattttcacttttatgacatatttttataaaatattttaatagccTAATTGCTCTTTGAAGTTCAACTTTCTGAGTCCCAGATTTTAaattgtgatatatttgctCAAATTATCACCATTTTAGTAATGGAAAGCTTTCTCACAAATGAATAAACGTCCATCTTAATTtaacataattgtttttttcttaattaatttactaaatttgttataacaaaatatcaattattttttaattattctcacATATTACAGATTGTTTAAGACATTCAAACCGTATTCGACAGTTTTAAAGGAACATATCtcgaaataatattaaattaaaagcACAAATAAGTCCAAATTGATAAACCATAAACAAAGTTATGTCGTTATGAAActctttgaaaaaataaatacaaaattgatctcttatcaaaaaatttaaatatttactcAGATTACACATTTGTTTAGTTACTTAAACCGACTTTGACAAATTAGATTtcataaatctaaaaaataatatgtccAAAAAGTCtctaatatcattttatttataaatgtgacaaattaattagaaaaacaaaaataatacgttaaaataaaatgaggtAATTTTGTCTATTTGAGAAAAccttaaatgataaattttttataattcaagtATCATATGACACCATTCAAAATTAGAGTATCATTTAGTGAGAATGACTTACatcaattaaaaattgtttaatagtGTACATAATgcatttaattgtttttaccaTTTAGATTGAgttagattttatattttatttggtgtAATGTTTTGTTTAGCATGATTGAATATGTTAtccttaattagttttttaaaaattgtcatctatattttttatttttttattatttttattttgaattaaggagagaattagcatgacaccccacaacaATGCCCCACTTCAACTCAAAACGATTTCAGTTAAAATCGAACCGGTGATATTTTAGTCTCGTAAACCGACTCTTAGCACCTGATTACCTTGGTGGATTAtcgatattatattaaaatgttgataataatttatttattgagtaTGTGTATATCTTTTTTTAGCagcaaaataaatgaattagatgaatttgaatatgattttgtttatcAAGTAAAGAGTCATTCAAATTGACTTTTCATATAAAAGCCTTTCTATAGgtatattacaaattatttagactagtttatatatatatatatatatatatatatatatatatatatatatatatatatatatatatatatatatatatatatatatatatatatatatatatatatatatatatatatgagattcgTTATCACATAAcacaaattttattatcatacATACTATACtaattggtaaaaaaaattccaTCAATTGGTTCGTGActttaataattctttatttgacgttatcaaattcaaatatgtacctctttataataattaccttaaatgaataaataatggTTTAAATTTTGtagatgttattttatattatttgtaatgaCAATAGTGTAAATTATTTGGAAGAGATTCTTTTGTAatagtttgatttgattttcttAATCACTTATTGTGATGAAAGCGAAATGTACTTATCTTGAAGAAATTAAATGATGGTCGAATATCATTTTagttgatattttaattattatttttttttaaattagtcatactatttaatagatatattatagttcatttctttaaattttgtaaatattatttttaaattaattttagttgtgtaatttttattttatttcaattgtataattaattatttacaagaAAAATTgaccaataattaatttagtataatatagtaaatttaactatactataatatatgtaatttaataaaaagtatcacataatattttatgcatTTCAATTATATAGCTTTTCATTCAAAGGTATCAACAcctatattttctattaattccTATTGCTAGACTCATTTCTAATagtcttttct includes:
- the LOC124943702 gene encoding uncharacterized protein LOC124943702, coding for MESASNGEISQYWHKDGKCPKGTVPIRRSASSITRKHPSLLRRHFNSSLVERPTNTREYALVRSHDDRYFGGSATLTIWKPKVEDNEFSLTQLWITSGNGANLNTIEVGWMVYPDIYGDDEPRFFIYWTRDGYNTTGCYDFDCPGFVQTDFIVKLGQPISRISTVGGRMIGINIMIYKVPPNVYGHELDKFLTDTASSYIGWLSDQKLASYSLHEPKHEDIYTAFEEEILVLEQVVLIFLAIGVRLCCTHWKKKRLKGE